In Candidatus Manganitrophus morganii, the genomic window AAGTGAGCTATTCCCTCTTCCTGGATCGTGTCCACGCGGAGGATCGGGAGCGGGTGAACGAAACGGTCAAGCGCCTGCTCGATCCGGCCAGCGGCGGAAATTATAAGATCGAGTATCGTACGGTGCCGCTCCAAAAGGGCGTGCCGCACTGGCTCGCGGCGCGCGGGCAGGTCTTCTATGACGAAGCGGGCCGAGCCGCGCGATTTATCGGAACGGTTCTCGACATTACGGAGCGCAAGCAGGGGGAGGAGGAGTTGAAAGCGAGAACAATGGAAGCGCAGGAGGCGAGCCGGTTGAAGTCACAGCTCCTCTCGAATGTTTCGCACGAGCTGCGCACCCCCCTCAACAGCATTATCGGATTTGCGCATCTCCTTCTGGGGGAGACGTACGGTCCGCTTCAAGAGAATCAAAAAATGCCCCTGGAGAGGGTGCTGAGGAACTCCGATGAACTACTCAATTTAATCAACAATCTGTTGGACTTTTCCAAGATCGAGTCGGGGAAGCTGGCGCTGGAACTGCAACCGGTGGAGATGGTCCCTCTGCTGGAAGATGTGTTGGAGGGATTGAAACCGCTGGTCGAGAAGAAATCGTTGGCGACCGGCCTGAATCTCTCAGAACGTATCCCGACCATTGAGTCCGATCCCAATCGAATCAAACAGGTTTTCTCGAATCTTCTCTCAAATGCGATCAAATTTACCGAGGAGGGGGAGATTCGAATCAAGTTGAAGGATCGACCTGAACGGGGAGGGGTGGAGATTGCGGTGCATGATACCGGCATCGGCATCCCGCCGGAGGAGCTCCCGAAGATCTTCGAGGCGTTCCACCAGGTCGATGGAACGTTGACGCGGGAATTCGGGGGGACCGGTTTGGGGCTGGCGATTGTAAAGGAGCTGGTGGATCTGTTGAAGGGGGAGATTCAGGCGACCAGCGAGCGGGGAAAAGGATCGACCTTCACCCTCTATTTGCCCTACCGATGGAAAGAGTAATCTTCGTTCTTGATGGAATGCACGAAATTGTGAAACAATGATCCCCGATGTGCGAACCTCGCGCCCCATTTTTTGAGTGAAAAAACCGAATGCCCTGGACCCCCCCTGTTTTGAAAACGGAACGGCTCTCTCTCGCCGGCCCGGACGATGCGGTTCAACCGGTTTTCGTTTCGGACGGCCGCGACGCCGCCGCGCAAGCATTGCCCGGCCTTCCCAGCAACTGGAAGATCTATCTGAAAGAGAGCGAAGAGCCGATCGGGACGATCGGCTATATCGGATGGGACCGTGAGACGCGTCTGGCGGAGGTCGGATTTATCCTGATGAACATCCATACCGGCCGCGGCTATATGACCGAGGCCTGCCGGGCCGTCGTCGATTTCGGCTTCGAGGGGATGGGCCTGGCGATCGTGGAGGCCAAATCGCTCCCGAACAACATCGCATCGATCCGCGTTCTTGAAAAGGTGGGGATGAAACGGGAGGCGCGGATTCAAGGACGGCTTTCTTCGAAGGGTCCGCCGGTCGATCTCGATCTCTTTCGAATCAAGAAAGAGGCGTGGTCAAGCGGGATAAGTTTTCGATGACGTAATCGGGACGGATCGCGCCCCGCTCGGCCATCGCCGCCGTTGTGCAGCCGGAGAGGACCAAGATCGTGGCGAGCCCCGCCCGCTGCCCGCCGAGGATGTCGGAGTCGAGCCGGTCGCCGACGATGGCGCAGCGGCCGCCGGGTGGAAAGAGATCGAGCGCGATCTCGAAGATTAACTTTTCGGGCTTTCCGACCACAACCGGTGTGATCCCGGTCGCCACCTCGATGGCGGCGACGATCGGACCGGTCCCGGGCCAGAGACCGTCGGGCATCGGGAAGTTGGCATCCCGGTTCGTCGCAATAAAGGCCGCCCCCCGCTGGATCGCAAGGGTCGCGATCTTCAGCTCCTGATATGAAAAGTGCTCATGTCCCCCGACGACGACGATCTCCGCCGCCACCCCCTCATTCCCTTTCAAGACATGTCCCCCGACCGCCTCGATTTCGGAGCGGAGCCCATCGCTTCCGACGACGAAAATCGGCCGGCCGGTTTTTCCTTCCCTCTGGAGGTAGAGGGCGGCGGCGCGTCCGGAGGTGAGGAACTCCGCCGGGTCGGCGGGGATGCCGAGGCGGGCCAGCTTCGTCGCATATCCGTCGGCGGTGTGGCGGGGATCGTTGGTAATGAAGAGACGGCGTTTTCCCGCGTCATTTAAAGCGGTGAACGTCTCCGCGGCGCAGGAGGTCGGCTGATCGCCGAGGTAGACGACGCCGTCGAGATCGATCAGAAAATGGTCAAACCGGTCGAGAAGGCGGTTCATCTCTTTCGCGAGGGGAGAAAGTAGAAGTGGTCGGTCGGGCCGTGTCCGTGGCCGATGGAGAGGCCGTGACGGATTGCCTCGGTCACATAAGTCTTGGCTTCTTGGACCGCTTGCTTCAACGTTTTTCCGGAAGCGATCTGAGCGGCGATGGCGGCGGAGTAGGTGCAGCCGGTGCCGTGTGTGTTCTGCGATTCGATGAAGTCGGACCGGAAAAAGGTGATCTCTTTGCCGTCAAAAAGGAGATCGCACCCCCGCTCTTCCAACAGGTGCCCTCCCTTCACCAGGACGGCGTGGCCGCCGAGGAGGTGGATCTTTCGCGCGGCCTCTTCCGCCTCGGCCACGGTGCGGATTTTGTTCCCGGTCAAGAGCTCCGCCTCGTGGATGTTCGGCGTGACCAGGGCCGCCAGAGGGAACAGCTCGCTCTTCATCATCGCAATCGCCTCCGGCTTGAGGAGAGGATAGCCGCTTTTGGAGACCATCACCGGATCGACGATCAGATTTTGAACCTGCATTTCTTTGACGA contains:
- a CDS encoding HAD-IIA family hydrolase; its protein translation is MNRLLDRFDHFLIDLDGVVYLGDQPTSCAAETFTALNDAGKRRLFITNDPRHTADGYATKLARLGIPADPAEFLTSGRAAALYLQREGKTGRPIFVVGSDGLRSEIEAVGGHVLKGNEGVAAEIVVVGGHEHFSYQELKIATLAIQRGAAFIATNRDANFPMPDGLWPGTGPIVAAIEVATGITPVVVGKPEKLIFEIALDLFPPGGRCAIVGDRLDSDILGGQRAGLATILVLSGCTTAAMAERGAIRPDYVIENLSRLTTPLS
- a CDS encoding GNAT family N-acetyltransferase translates to MPWTPPVLKTERLSLAGPDDAVQPVFVSDGRDAAAQALPGLPSNWKIYLKESEEPIGTIGYIGWDRETRLAEVGFILMNIHTGRGYMTEACRAVVDFGFEGMGLAIVEAKSLPNNIASIRVLEKVGMKREARIQGRLSSKGPPVDLDLFRIKKEAWSSGISFR
- the thiD gene encoding bifunctional hydroxymethylpyrimidine kinase/phosphomethylpyrimidine kinase, which translates into the protein MAGIETAAPSDGTRSRPPIAQVLTIAGSDSGGGAGIQADIKAIQANGVFALSVLTSITAQNTKTVVTAFDLPLRVIEAQIRAVFDDFTISAVKTGMLSSKGIVKRVAQLVKEMQVQNLIVDPVMVSKSGYPLLKPEAIAMMKSELFPLAALVTPNIHEAELLTGNKIRTVAEAEEAARKIHLLGGHAVLVKGGHLLEERGCDLLFDGKEITFFRSDFIESQNTHGTGCTYSAAIAAQIASGKTLKQAVQEAKTYVTEAIRHGLSIGHGHGPTDHFYFLPSRKR